From the genome of Candidatus Dependentiae bacterium:
AGAGCAAAATGCAATTGTTTTAATCGGTGGAGGACTATGTAGCAAAGTTTTAATCGATGATATTACCAATAATTACAACCTCACCTGTATTGACATAGGTTCCTCATTTGATTTACTGGGTAGAAAAAAAAATACACGCGGATGGAAACATACCTATGAAGATGAAATAAGATATTACAAAGATTTTATACCTTCCTCATGGTTGTAACTTCAGTATAATTTAAACTGGTCGAACACACATAATAAGTTCGACCAGTGCCTCTTTGATTGGCGTATTCTGGTGTTGATTCACATGGACAATGCCATCGCTTAGAGACTCATTTAAGGCACCATTTTCAAGAGCATACATCGAATAAATATCAAGAAAATAGATTCCATGCAACTGAGAGTAGGACTTTAAACGCTCATTTACAGCTCTCGTTATAGCAACTCTATCCTGCAGAGATCCATATATTGGATATTCATAACTAAAACCTTTATCACAAGGCGGCAAGACTGAAACAATAACACACGTCACATTCGTATAATTATTCTTGTTCGCTTGAATGGTTCCAATATATGCAGAGACCAAAGAATCTATTATTTCTTCGGTACTTCTGCCTTGTTTATCCCGCTGTCTACCAATATGATAACGCACGTCGATCTCTCCAAAGGTAAAAACTGCAACATCATTCTCGCAGACCCCTAAAGCTCTTATATCTAATCCCCGCAATCCATCTCTGCCAACACGAAACATGGTCCTACTGACAAAAGAGTTGATATGAAATGGCATGCGATAGGTAAAACTATCCTTTGAATATTCAAAAACAAAATTTACATTGGTGGGACACGCCGGAACGGTATTATTAAAACAAAAACATGCGTGGCTATCACCAATAATATACATATCAAAACCATATAAACCATGAGAAATGAGGCCCAATAGCATTATTAATAAAATACGTAACATATTTTTACCTCTCCATCCTGACGCTATAGAAAAACTCTTGCTATTGAACAGCTTATTACCATACATTCTACCTTAGATTATATAGATCATTCGATACAAGAAAACGGGAAACAAAATGTTAAAAAATAGCTATAGACTAACATTATTGGTTTTATTTTTTTTCATTTCATTTGGCATGTTAGCTGACATTAAAACCGGTCAAAATGGGAAAACTGACTTAATTATCTTTTCTTATAATCGTCCCTTACAGCTCCATGCTCTACTGGAATCATTAACAATATTTGTATCTAATCTCAATGAAATATATGTCCTCTATCGCGTAAACAACGAACAATTTGACCATGCTTACGAAGAAATAAAAGCTATTTTTCCACGCATTAACTTTGTTAAGCAAGGCAATAACCCTCGCAATGATTTTAAACCATTACTGTTGCAATGTTTTTTTGCCTCGCCTGCAGCCTATATTCTCTTTGCAGTGGACGATGATATTGTTAAAGATTATGTAGATATGAGGACATGTACAGAAGCACTAGAAGCAACAAACGCATATTGTTTCTTTTTGAGACTCGGCAAAAATATTGTAAAACAATATGGTCAAAATATTTCATTAACATTACCTCCTTGCGTCGAAGTAAAAAAAAATATTTTTAACTATTACATCAAAAATGGCATCGGTGATTGGCGCTACCCCAATAATGTCGATATGACCGTATATAAAAAAAGCACCGTAGCGCCATTCTTTCAGAATGCTAACTACCATTCTCCCAACACCTTAGAAGCAATGTGGGCAGCTCAACAAAATTTAAACACTTATGGATTATTTTTTGAAACTTCAAAAATGTTTGCTCTACCAATAAATATTATTCAAGAAGATTGGTACACGACTCATGAAAACAGCTTCACTGCCCAAGAATTACTACACCTATGGCAAGACGGCTATGCCATGAATCTCGCGCCATTCCATAACCTTAATAATCCATGCGCATTTGTAGCCATCCCGCCAACATTTATCAAAAGATAAAAATACGTAAAAAAAGGCCCGCTGAGCACATACATTTTGCTCAGCGGGCCTTTTCAATTCAACAAAATTAGAACGATATATCAATGTTTTCTAAACACCATAATCCAAGACTTTTATCATCATATATTCCACCCTGCTNNNNNNNNNNNNNNNNNNNNNNCAGTACAATGCTCATTGATAATAAGCTCAGGAGTTGGGAAGTTAAAAGGAGCTTTTTGTAAATCTATAGGGCGCCAACCGTAAATAGATGATATTTGATAGTTTACGTCTCGATTTCTACCCACAAATGTCGTTGTTAACACATATTTTGCGCCAGAACGTTTAAAGTTTTTTATTGCTTTAATAATATCTTCTACGCTCAAATGCACTAATAAATCTCGACAAAAAATAAGATCCACGTGCGGCAGCTCATCTTGCGTTACATCTAATTGCATGAAGGTGCGGTTTTCATCTTTATAACGCTTATTGTTTTCTTCAATCATTGGTTTGACAAGATCCGCGCCAATGTACACCACGCCATCCAAATCAACATGCTTCATCCAGTTAAAATCTCCGCATGGAATATCCAGCACACTGCGTACATTAAAGGTCTTAACAACCTTTGCTACGCCGTCACGAATCGTTTTGGTTTGCTCTAGTGTTGAACCTGGTCCTGATGCTGATTCATTAACGCCCCAGTAATTATTTATGGCTTTGTTATAAACATCAGTACAAGCATTTTCCAAGTGAGCATCAAGCCCACTAAGCTGCGAAAAAAACAAGCATGAAAACAACATTCCTAAATACACCATCATTGATCTCCTTAATTTTAATAAATACTACAATACAACAGGATGATATAATAGTTCACCCATGTTTCTCGTCAATATAATTTAATTTAAGCTCCTGTAGCATTTTGTACAATAGTAAGTAGTAACTGAGCTGACACCTCATCAGACATATTTTTTGAAACCCAATCTCGAGGAGAAAACTGCTCTAATTGTGTTCGTATTGCGCTCAGAGTTTCTTCAAATTCTGTCATATTTTTCCAGCTTATTCCTACAGATTTATTTAAATAAGGTGCAGCTGAAATTGGCCAAAATAACTTATTACAAACAACAAAAGGTTCTTGTGGATCCCAAACTAGCGTTGGTATATCCATAGACCATGCTTCAGCCAATGCTATGCCTTGGGATTCAGATCTACTAATAAAAACTGCAAAATCTACCTCAGTTAAAACTTGTTTATACTGCTCCTTGCTATACGAACCATACCGTATGCGCATTGGATTAAAGTTGCATCTCCTCAACGTGTCTTCTACCTGCTGACAAAAGCCTTCACTTTCTGTCTTCCAATAAACAAGAACGTTGTTTGTTTTTTCAACATGCCTAGAATTCATTGGCTGCCAATAATCAACATCAACACCCACATACCAAATTTTCAATCGATTTTCTAACGAAGGTTCATCTTCAATATAACCTTTATAGGTCCATTCAGAATTAACGATATACGTATCAATCTCCGGGCTTGCTAGGACTCTATTAAATTCATTAGAACGGACCATAATGCATGGCCCTGCCAATAATTTTTTTATTTTTTTAGCTCGTTTTAAATCAATTGCTTGATAAAGAGCATTGATATCAGATAACACATACACTGTCTCGGTAACATCTTCAATTCTGCGAGGATTATACTTAAACGGCACGCCAATTTTATGCAAACCCTCTAGTAAACTCCTCGTCACCGCATAATGTCCGGTATAGCCCGATTTTCCATCGCCAATTGATTGTGTCAAAATGGTCAAAATACTACCATTTGATAGATTGTTTGAAAAAGAATACATAGGCAATAGCCATACCACTAGAGCAAAAAAAATGTGCTTCATACGTGTCCTTTGTATGATCAAACTATAGAAAAACAATATTATATACATGATGCATAAACATCGCCCCACAATAATGCATCACCTTCAATCATTGTTTCTAATTTTTTCATTAATACCTCCGCTGATACCCATTGCTTTAAAGCAAACGAATGCCCTTCTCCCAGAGATACATTAAAATGCTGATATCCCAAAGCTATTAAATAATCAACGCATTTTTGTGTATTTTTTATGGTCTCACTCGCAAATTCGAATGATATATAAGAAATAGGTTGCGTTAATCCCTTTAAAACTTCAAATTCAAAATTTTCTACATCAATTTTACAAAAATTAGGCTTGCCATACTTTGCTATCATATGATCGAGCGTGGAAACAGCAATAATTATTTTTTTGTCCCACGTATATCCCTGTTCGACAAATCTTCCTTCTTGCGTCCAGCTTTGAGAACAGGTTGAAATAGTATTGGCTTGCAGACATTGGAACAACTCCAGATAACCGTCCTTATCAGCTAATCCTATCTGCTCTATAATAACATTGTCGTTATTTTTATATTTTGAATTCAATATCGCAATACACTCTGGCTGCGGTTCAAAGCAAACCACTCTAGCACCACAAGCCAAATAAACTTCCGTTTTTTTTCCAACATTTGCACCAACATCAAATACCACATCACCATTTTTTATAAAACTTTTTAGAAATGTAGATTCCACCGAGCCCATTAATAGGCTACTCGTTAAATTGGTAAGCATAAATACACTCACTATATATTTCTTCATCAATGCTCCTTAATGCATTATTTTTTATAAATTGTATCAACACTTTATACGCAAAAAAAATTTGATCAATTATTTTTAATGTTATACGTTGCATCTGTTATAAATTAACTAAAAAAAGGAACCCCATGAGTCTTCTACATAACATTACAGTCCTATCTGTTATTTTATTCAATATACCCTTAGTACATACAACAAATACATTATGCATAACAAACAACCTTGCTATATTCCATAACGCACCCGAACTTGACACCGTCGGTTATGACAACTGTAATATGGCATCAAATGGCGAACTAGCCATTATTAAATCAATACTGCAAAATGGCTCTACTGTCTTTGATGTAGGAGCAAATAAGGGTGAATGGAGCCAACATTTACTTGCCTCAAAATCTAATATACAACTCCATGCCTTTGAACCAATTCCTACGATTTTCCACCTGCTTAAAAAAAATATTGCACGTGATTCTGTTACTACGCATAATCTGGCAATTTCTGATGAAGACGGTGAAAATGATTTTTTTTACTATGACAAAAATTCCGATGCATCTGAAGTAAGTTCCTTTTACCACCGACCAATCGTCGATTCAATATTAAACACCAAACCCATCACCATCAAAGTCACAACCAAGACATTAGATTCCTTCTGCCACGCGCAGAACATACAACACATTGATTTTTTAAAGATTGATACTGAAGGCTCAGAACTCAATGTTCTAAAAGGAGCCTCTTCTCTACTGCACAATGGATCTATAAAGATCATGCAATTTGAATACGGTGGCACCTATCTTGATGCTGCCATTACTCTTAAAGAGGTTTATGATCTATTAACAAACAATAATTATGCTGTATTCAGAATCATTCCTCAGGGTCTTGTAGAAATCACGCAATGGTCTCCAACATTGGAAAATTATCGTTATTCAAATTATTTAGCTCTCTATCAAGGAAAATAATGAAGCAAGCATCTCTTATTCTAATAGCTTTAATCTCTTGCATCAGCACCTCCCCTGCAACTATACAAGCAGCATTAACCTTAGACTCATCATTAGAAACTCTTTCTCAACTCAGCAATGCCAACATTTGGCACAGCGAAATTCCTTTGCGATTACACTTAGGATGCGGTGAAAACCGTTTTTCTGGTTACGTCAATATTGACTATCCACCATCGGAGCACACCGTACAGAAAACCCAAGCTGCTGACGTATATGCCAATCTTATGACATTATCTATGCCACAAAACAGTGTTGATGAAATACGCTCGCACCATGTCTTTGAACATTTTGATCGTCAAAATGCATTAGCTCTTTTGTGCAAATGGTACAACTGGTTAAAAGTAGATGGCACATTAGTCATCGAAACACCTGATTTTGACGCGAGTATCAAAATGCTCACCTCTTCTACATATTCCTATGAACAAAAACAAAGTGTTTTACGCCACGTTTTTGGTTCGCACGAAGCGTATTGGGCAGTGCACTGGGATGGTTGGTATAGAGAAAAATTCAAGAAAATTTTAAGCACGTTGGGATTTGAAAACATCACCTTTGAACTTACTCAATGGCAATTAACACGCAATATTATCGTACGAGCAACCAAAAAAGTGAATAGAGATTTTCAGGACGTTGCATCAAAAGCAAAATATATATTACGCGATAGCATGGTTGACACATCATCAAGCGAAGAAAACATGTGGCGTATTTGGTGCCAACTATTTGATAACGCACTCAACCAATAACTATACTTTTATAGGATCATGCACGATATTGTGCATGATCCTTATTTAATGCCACAAGCCTTTGTGTGAAAGGCAGAACTTTACCTTGCCATAGGTTGAATTAATTTTTATCAAATATTTCCTAAAAACTATTTACCATATTGCTTAAGGAAATTCCTCTATGAACATTAATAAACTATTGCTTGTTACGCTATTTTTTTGTATGAGCGTTACGACATGGTGCCGACAGAATACTATTTATCTCGATTGGTTTGGTGATTCATTACGTAACGATAAACTTTTTAACCTTGTTGGCGGTGGAGAAGAATGGCAGCTTCTCAGAAACATTTTAAGAAAACATGAATATGATATTACTACCTATCGTTATGCAGCGGACAAGGATGCATCAAAACTGTATTGTGGCACGCACTTTGACATACCCAATAACTTAGATAAGCTGCTTAAAACATACGGCAAAGATAAATTAGCCGTTTTTTTATGGGAGCCACCAAGCGTCAAGCCTCAAAACTTTGATAGATCTCGTCATAAAAATATTAAACTGGTTTTTACTTGGGCCGATGATCTTATCGACAATAAAAAATATTTTAAGTTCTTTTATCCTCAACCGCATGCCGTCAATGTAAAAAAAATAGCGTATGAAGATAAAAAGTTTTGTTGTACAATGGTAGGATGCAAGAAATCGAATCATCCAGAAGAATTGTATTCTGAACGGCTTAAAACAATTCTGTTTTTTGAAAACAAATCGCCACACCTTTTTGATTTATACGGGCCAGGTTGGAAGGGCAGCAAATTTAGCTGTTATAAAGGGGTGGCAGAGGAAAAGTTTCAAACATTGGCACGCTATAAATTTTGTATCTGTTATGAAAACATCAAAAATATTACTGGATACGTCTCTGAAAAAATTCACCACTGCTTGCTTACTGGATGCGTCCCCGTATATTGGGGTGCTTCAAATATCACTGATTATATACCTGCAGAATGCTTTATAGATAGAAGAAAATTTGCGTCAAATCAAGAACTATTTGAGTTTTTAACAACAATTACACCACAAAGATATCAAGAATATCTTGATGCTGCGCAAAAATATTTAGAAAGTCCCCAGCAGATGTTGTTTTCTAATTTGTATTTTGCCGATTGCCTCTTAAAGGGATTTATTAAAAATTATACGCGTTCTGATTTTTTTGATAGCACTGATATTGATTTACTTGAACAAATAGACCACATGCAACAGAAAATTATTATAAAAAGTCGAATCGTAAAAAGCTCATAGTCGGTATTAACAAAAATTAACCCCCATTAAACCCATCAATAACAAATTATCTACGATATTGTGCATGATCCTTATTTAATGCCACAAGCCTTTGCGTAAAAGGCAAAATCTTACCTTGCCAATAGCAATAAGAAGGCGATAACGTTACTGTTGGTTTGTTCGTTGCAAAATATCTGTTCAAATGACTTTCGTCATGCCAGATGGCAATGACACCGCGGTCGAGGTCGGTATGAATGTTTTTAGTTATTTCGTTTGCCATTGCTAGATAGTTTGCTGTTTTGCCACCATTGAATCCACCAGCAAAATAATGAGTCCCTTGGTTGCTTGGAATACATGCTGTTGAACGTAAGTTTGTCTCGTAGGTGCCACGAGATCCAACATAGCCAGGATGGAGCGTGCCAACTAAATCACCTAAAATTTCATCGCCTACGGTATCGACAAATAACATATCGGCATCACACGCAAACAGATAATCCATATCTTTAAATGCATCTGCATGGCTTGCATAAATCTCAAAGCGCATCATCGTGTCATACGGCCAGCCTAAACGTTTTTGAAAAATGCTCACCACATTATCGGCCTGCGGCGCCTGGCCATCAGTAAAAATGAAGTAAGTCACGTTATGGTTGCGACAAAAATGTTTATTTGCTGATTCTAGAAGAGGCTGTACAAATTCAATATATCTGCCAGTCGCGGTTACCACAAGGCCAATATTAAGTGCTTGCGCATTAAAATATATACCAGCGATAACAGCCAATAAAGCTATTGCAAACGTATATGTTATCTTTTTTAATTGTAGCATTAATTAAGCTCCTTGCTCTCTGATTGGACTCTTTGCCTTATTGTAGCGCGGTTTTGCGCGAAGCATAAGATCAAGCTGACGTTGCATCGACTTTGAAATCTTATGATCGTTTAACGCATTGCCGCCGTTGTAAGCATAGAGCACTTCCGGAATAAATCTGAAATGATCTCGTGCCATTTCAATCATAGGAAACATTGCCGCAATGTCAGCATCCATTTTCAAAAATTCGCCTTGATACATTAAATCTTCTTTTTTTATTTGCTTAAATAAGCCTGCGTAGAAAGTACGCATGTGTGAAGGAATATGTTCAAAATCGCGAAATGCATTACGTTCAATAACATGGCGTGGCATTGGGCAACAAAAACCATGGCATCCTGATGGAAATTCAACAAATTGTCCATAGGTAAGCCATATACTGTTGTCAGCATAAACATTATTCAGATAATTAAAAACACCTTGACGTGCAACGCAATCATCGCCATCAACAATGACTATAATGTCGCGATCATCGCATGTGGTAATTGCATTATAATGGTTAGCCATTGCGCCACAATGTTTTTTATTTTTAACCAGCGTGACACGATGTTCTTGGCCATTTTCTTTGATGTATTGCTCAACTAAATCACCGGTACCATCGGGCGAACAATCATCAATATAAATAACGCGATAATTAGTGTAGTTTTGTGCAAAAATAGAATCTAAGTTCGCTTGGTACCAATCTTTATTATTATAGCTTGCCGTAATAACCACAATGCGACGCTCACCGTTTTGGTCGGGCTCATTACAAAATGCTTCTGCTGCGTGGGTTACTGGGGCCATGGCAACCAATACAAAAAGGGCAGCTCTTATTAAACGTTTATTCATTTTTTATTCCTTATTATGTATTAAAAAAGATTTTCAAGAGGATCATATTTTTGTTTTGTTCGAATAAATGTATTTAACGCAGATTGCAAAGTCCTATCCACTCGATGGTCATTGAGGGGATTGTTGTCGTTGTAAATATAAAGAATGCCAGGTATGAATCCTACATGGTCTTCTGATGCCATTTCAACCATAGGAAGCATGATTGCCATGTCCCATGTCATTTGAAAAAAATCACCCTCATACATTAAATCTTCACGCTTAATTTTTTTAAAAAGTTTTGCATAAAAAGTATGGAGATGCGATGGAGAAAAACCTCGATCGCCTTTTTTATCTTTTTCATAAGGATAATTCCACCCTATTTCCGCTTGAGGCCATCGAATGAATTGACTATACATAAGCCAAACATCAGGATTAGCATAAGAGTTATTAATTGCTGGAAATGCCTTTCTTTCAACCAATCTATCATCGCCATCAAGCTGCACAATGATGTCCCCATCATTACATTGATGAATCATGGCATAGTAATTTGCAAGAGCACCAACACGCTTTGTGTTGCATATCAATGTTACACGGTCTTGCTGCTGCTTTTCTTCTATATAGTGTTTGACCAGCTCACCAGTCCCATCGGTGGAACAATCATCTACATACACAACATGATAGTTTTTATAATTTTGAGAAAAAACAGAATCTAAATTTCCTTTATACCACTCCTTATTATTGTAGCTGGCTATCACGACCACGATGTGTCGTTCTCCATGTGCATCCGGTTGATTGTAGAAGACCTCAGCTCCATACATTATTGATGTCGCAGCAACCAATACAACAAAAACAGAAATTATTAAAGATCTGCTCATTATTACTCCTTCACTGGTTAAAAAAGGGTTTCGAGAGCATCGTATTTTTCTTTTGTTCGAATAAATTTATCTAACGTAGATTGCAATGTTTTATCGACGCGATGATCGTTAATTGGATTATCGTCGTTGTAAATGTAGAGCACCTCAGGCATAAAGCCTACATGTTCTTCTGATGCCATTTCCACCATTGGAAGCATAATCGCCATATCCCATGTCATTTGAAAGAAATCTCCTTCATACATTAAATCTTCACGTTTAATTTTTTTAAAAAGTTTTGCATAAAATGTATGGAGATGTGAAGGAGATAAGCCGCGATTGCCTTTTGTGTCTTTTACATGAGGCTT
Proteins encoded in this window:
- a CDS encoding SGNH/GDSL hydrolase family protein — translated: MLRILLIMLLGLISHGLYGFDMYIIGDSHACFCFNNTVPACPTNVNFVFEYSKDSFTYRMPFHINSFVSRTMFRVGRDGLRGLDIRALGVCENDVAVFTFGEIDVRYHIGRQRDKQGRSTEEIIDSLVSAYIGTIQANKNNYTNVTCVIVSVLPPCDKGFSYEYPIYGSLQDRVAITRAVNERLKSYSQLHGIYFLDIYSMYALENGALNESLSDGIVHVNQHQNTPIKEALVELIMCVRPV
- a CDS encoding class I SAM-dependent methyltransferase, with the translated sequence MMVYLGMLFSCLFFSQLSGLDAHLENACTDVYNKAINNYWGVNESASGPGSTLEQTKTIRDGVAKVVKTFNVRSVLDIPCGDFNWMKHVDLDGVVYIGADLVKPMIEENNKRYKDENRTFMQLDVTQDELPHVDLIFCRDLLVHLSVEDIIKAIKNFKRSGAKYVLTTTFVGRNRDVNYQISSIYGWRPIDLQKAPFNFPTPELIINEHCT
- a CDS encoding FkbM family methyltransferase, producing MKKYIVSVFMLTNLTSSLLMGSVESTFLKSFIKNGDVVFDVGANVGKKTEVYLACGARVVCFEPQPECIAILNSKYKNNDNVIIEQIGLADKDGYLELFQCLQANTISTCSQSWTQEGRFVEQGYTWDKKIIIAVSTLDHMIAKYGKPNFCKIDVENFEFEVLKGLTQPISYISFEFASETIKNTQKCVDYLIALGYQHFNVSLGEGHSFALKQWVSAEVLMKKLETMIEGDALLWGDVYASCI
- a CDS encoding FkbM family methyltransferase — its product is MSLLHNITVLSVILFNIPLVHTTNTLCITNNLAIFHNAPELDTVGYDNCNMASNGELAIIKSILQNGSTVFDVGANKGEWSQHLLASKSNIQLHAFEPIPTIFHLLKKNIARDSVTTHNLAISDEDGENDFFYYDKNSDASEVSSFYHRPIVDSILNTKPITIKVTTKTLDSFCHAQNIQHIDFLKIDTEGSELNVLKGASSLLHNGSIKIMQFEYGGTYLDAAITLKEVYDLLTNNNYAVFRIIPQGLVEITQWSPTLENYRYSNYLALYQGK
- a CDS encoding methyltransferase domain-containing protein, giving the protein MKQASLILIALISCISTSPATIQAALTLDSSLETLSQLSNANIWHSEIPLRLHLGCGENRFSGYVNIDYPPSEHTVQKTQAADVYANLMTLSMPQNSVDEIRSHHVFEHFDRQNALALLCKWYNWLKVDGTLVIETPDFDASIKMLTSSTYSYEQKQSVLRHVFGSHEAYWAVHWDGWYREKFKKILSTLGFENITFELTQWQLTRNIIVRATKKVNRDFQDVASKAKYILRDSMVDTSSSEENMWRIWCQLFDNALNQ
- a CDS encoding glycosyltransferase family 10, producing MNINKLLLVTLFFCMSVTTWCRQNTIYLDWFGDSLRNDKLFNLVGGGEEWQLLRNILRKHEYDITTYRYAADKDASKLYCGTHFDIPNNLDKLLKTYGKDKLAVFLWEPPSVKPQNFDRSRHKNIKLVFTWADDLIDNKKYFKFFYPQPHAVNVKKIAYEDKKFCCTMVGCKKSNHPEELYSERLKTILFFENKSPHLFDLYGPGWKGSKFSCYKGVAEEKFQTLARYKFCICYENIKNITGYVSEKIHHCLLTGCVPVYWGASNITDYIPAECFIDRRKFASNQELFEFLTTITPQRYQEYLDAAQKYLESPQQMLFSNLYFADCLLKGFIKNYTRSDFFDSTDIDLLEQIDHMQQKIIIKSRIVKSS
- a CDS encoding glycosyltransferase family 2 protein; this translates as MNKRLIRAALFVLVAMAPVTHAAEAFCNEPDQNGERRIVVITASYNNKDWYQANLDSIFAQNYTNYRVIYIDDCSPDGTGDLVEQYIKENGQEHRVTLVKNKKHCGAMANHYNAITTCDDRDIIVIVDGDDCVARQGVFNYLNNVYADNSIWLTYGQFVEFPSGCHGFCCPMPRHVIERNAFRDFEHIPSHMRTFYAGLFKQIKKEDLMYQGEFLKMDADIAAMFPMIEMARDHFRFIPEVLYAYNGGNALNDHKISKSMQRQLDLMLRAKPRYNKAKSPIREQGA
- a CDS encoding glycosyltransferase, coding for MSRSLIISVFVVLVAATSIMYGAEVFYNQPDAHGERHIVVVIASYNNKEWYKGNLDSVFSQNYKNYHVVYVDDCSTDGTGELVKHYIEEKQQQDRVTLICNTKRVGALANYYAMIHQCNDGDIIVQLDGDDRLVERKAFPAINNSYANPDVWLMYSQFIRWPQAEIGWNYPYEKDKKGDRGFSPSHLHTFYAKLFKKIKREDLMYEGDFFQMTWDMAIMLPMVEMASEDHVGFIPGILYIYNDNNPLNDHRVDRTLQSALNTFIRTKQKYDPLENLF